The DNA sequence TGACTATGATGTGCCGTTTATTGTCAATGATGATGTAGCATTAGCTGAAGCTATTGATGCAGATGGCATTCACGTTGGGCAAGATGATGCTTCTGTTGCTTCGTTTAAAAATCAATTCAATGGCAAAATTATCGGTTTAAGTGTAGGGAACGAAGCAGAATTGGCACAATCTGATTTGACAGATATTGATTATATCGGCGTTGGACCTATCTTTAAAACAGGTTCAAAAGCAGATGCCAGCGACCCTGTCGGTACAGAAATGATCGAGATTCTGCATAATGCTACACAAGGTGTGCCGATTGTTGCGATAGGCGGAATTTCGATGGAAAATGCTGCTCAAGTTGCCAAAACACATGCTCAAGGTGTTTCTGTGATTTCTGCCATTGCACAAAGTTCAGATATTCAAGCAACCGTCCAAAATTTCTTACAATATTTTAAATAATGCTGTTAATTTTATGTTTTTGTTTTCTACACCTCATAGAATGTGATAAAATTATTTTTATGTGAATAATACCAATAGAGGTGGAAAAATGAATAAAAAAGCATTATTGCCTTTGCTACTTGGGGTTATGGTGTTTCTTGCAGGGTGTGATTATTCTAAACCTGAGAACAGAACAGGTTTCTTCTATAATACATTTGTAAAAAACATGGATAACGTTATCCACTGGCTAGGCTCTAGTTTCAATAACGATTATGGATTAGCGATTATCGTCTTAGTTTTAGCAATCCGTATTATCGTTCTGCCATTCATGCTTTCTAACTATAAGAATAGTCATTTAATGCGTGAAAAAATGATTATCGCAAAACCAGATATGGATGCAGTAAAAGAAAAAGTTAAACGTGCACGTACACAAGAAGATAAAATGGCTGCTAACCAAGAAATGATGGAAGTTTATAAAAAATACGATATGAATCCAATGCAAAGTATGCTTGGATGTTTACCGATGCTGATCCAAATGCCGGTCATCATGGGATTATTCTTCGTATTGAAATATCCTTCACCAGGCGGAATTACAGAACATCCGGATTTCTTATGGTTCAACTTAGCTAAACCAGATATTTGGATTACAATTATTGCCGGTGTGCTTTATTTCTTACAAGCTTATGTTTCAACATTCAGTATGCCGCCTGAACAAAAACAAATGAGTTACATGATGATGATTATTTCACCGATTATGATCGTTTGGGTTTCATTAAGTTCAGCTTCGGCATTAGGTTTATACTGGTCAGTCAGTGCCGCTTTCTTGATTGTTCAAACATATGTCGCAAATGCGTACTATTCTAAGAAAGCAAAAGAAGAAGTTGCACCTATGATCAGAGCGTATGAAGAGAAATACGGCAAAGATGGAAAAGGCAAAAACAAAGGCGCACAAGTAATAGGCAAGAAAAACAAAAAGAAAAAATAATATGAATTGAGAAAATCAGTTGCGATTCGCAGCTGATTTTTTCTTTAAGATAACACAATTAGGGAATAGACAAGTAAAGCGCTATCTATTTGGAGGTATAAAACCAATGGAAATTAAATCAGTAACAACCGAAGATATAAAGGAACTGCAAATCATCAGTTATCGAACTTTTGACGATACTTTCAGAGAAATGAACCAGCCTGAGAATTTAAAAGCATATTTAGATTCAGCTTTTACTGAGGAACAATTGCGCAGCGAACTTGAAGACCCGCATTCTTATTTTTACTTTTTATACGACAATGATAAAATAGTCGGCTATTTGAAAATGAATGGACCTGATGCACAAACTGAAGAAGTTGCATCGGATTCTATCGAAATTGAACGTCTATATATTTTAAAGAACTATCAACGTTACGGTTATGGCAAGAAATTGTTGAACTTTGCGATTAAGTTTGCGGTCGAAGAAGACAAGAAAAGTATTTGGCTGGGCGTTTGGGAGAAAAATACCCAAGCCATCGGATTTTATGAGCATCTCGGTTTCAAAAAGATTATAGAACATGATTTCATGATGGGAGAAGAACGACAAACTGATTATATATTAGCGCATTCTTTATAATAAAGGTTCTTCATCTTTTATGGTGGGAAGGTAAAACTTCCCGCCTTTTTCGATACACAAAAAGCGCAATTGCCTCTATAATTTAAAGTGACCAAACCCAAATTAAAGGAGACAAGTGCGCCTATGTGTAATGATACATTAGAAATACTAAGAATAAAAGATAAAAATATCAAATTTGTTAGCCAAGATATTGATGTAATAGTAAAAGGAAAGAAGTCTACGGTTGTTAATGCTGTACTTACGTATAAGCCTTCGGCTTGTCCTTGCTGCGGAATTAAAAATGAAGGACAAATTCATAAGCATGGTAAACGAGTTTCTCGTATTACCTTGCTTAAAACTCAAGGCTATAATACATATCTAAACTTAGCCAAACAGCGCTTTAAGTGTTTAGAGTGTAATACAACTTTTACTGCTGAAACTGATGTCGTAGATAAGACACGATTTATTTCTAATTATGTGAATCAAAAAATAATTGAAGAAGCCACGAAAGTCAAAACAGAAATAGATACTGCAGAAGACAACTGTGTTTCTCCATCTACAGTACGTCGTATTCGAAATAAAGCAGTCAATACTTTACTTATCAAGCCTTTCGATAATCTACCTGAACATTTGGCAATGGATGAATTTAGAAGTGTAAAGAGTGTGACTGGCTTAATGAGTTTTATATTTATTAACAATGACACACATGAATTTCTAGATGTCTTAGAAAACAGAACTTCGGGTTATTTAAAAGCTTATTTTGAACGCTTTGATCGAAAAAATAGACTTAAAGTTAAAACAATTACCATTGATATGTTTGAACCCTATTTATTCTTATTTAAAAAGCTCTTTTTTAATGCATCTATAATCTTTGATAGATTTCATATCGTTCAGCACATGAATAGAGAGTTAAACTTCTATCGCAGAGAAGTAATGAATCGTTATAAAGACAAAGAAGGAAGGGAATACCCTGTTTTAAAGAACAAATGGAGACTTCTTTTAACAGACAAACGTAAACTCTTCATGATGGATGGTATTTGGGATGGTTCCTTTAGATGTTATAAAAAAGGTTATGATCTAGTGAATTTTATGCTTCAAACAGATGAAAAGTTAAAAAATTCATACGAACTAGTACATGATTTACGCGAAAGTTTAAAATTATGTAATTGGAAAGATTTTATCAATCGTTTGAACGATGTTGATAAAAACTCAATCAGTAAAAACATATGGAAAGTAGTAACATTTTTTAGAAAGCACCAAGAAATACTTCGAAATACGATTTACAATCCCTTATTAAATAACGGTGCAATAGAGGGTATTAACAATAAAATAAAGTTAATTAAGCGAATTTCATATGGATACAGAAGCTTTAATAACTTAAGAAACCGTATAATGCTGGTATTTAGTTTATTTAAAAACAAAAAGAAAAAGACAACCAGACCCGTACATCGGATGGTTGTCTAAATGATAGAATTCGAAGAATTCCAATCAAAATTAAGTTCTTTAAATTATTCACCCACCACAAATGGTGGAGAACCATAATAAAACAGTACAAAAAGATGCCCGCTATTATGCTTCGTTGCGTAATAGCGGGCATTATTATTTATAATTAGTAATCATTGCCGAAGTCCCATTCTTCAAAGAAAGCTTTGACAAATTGTTCCATTAATTGATGTCTGCGCTGAGCTAAGTAGCTGGCAGTTTCAGTATGCATCAAATCTTTTAATTTAAAGAGTTTGTCATAAAAGTGTTTGATGGCTGAAGGGTTGTAGCCTTCTAGCGTTTGGTCTGGACTGATATCATCAAGTACTGTGCCTTCCCACATCGGTTCATTGAAGTGGCCGGCAAATTGGAAAGTACGTGCAATACCGATTGCACCGATGGCATCTAAGCGATCTGCATCTTTGACAATATAGCCTTCAGGAGAAAGCTGTTTATGTTCATTGGTGCCGTTTCGATAACTGATATTTAAAATGATGTCTAAGATTTTCTGCTGAAGACCTTCTTTTACTTCAATACGGTTTAAAAAGGCTTGAAGGTCTGATAACGCTGTTGTTTCATCTGTGAGTTTAGTATCAACTGTGTCATGCAATAAAGCTGCCATTTGTATGATAAAAGGATTGCCGTAACCTTCTTGTTCAGAGATGAATAGTGCCATACGTACAACACGCATTACATGTGCAATATCATGACCTGAACTGTCTGATTCGTGGAAGTCTTGCATATAAGTTTCAGCTGCTTTTAATTGTTGATATTGATTCATTCTAGGTCATACTCCTTTTAAGTTATAAAATAGGTGAAATTAAATTCGCGATAGCTTCTTTGAATTTCACCCAAAGACTGCGCTGGTTATAACGTTCTTGTGTTAGTTCAGAAGAGAACTCTAAATCTTTGTCGAATTGATTACGTAATTGCATTGCAATTTGTTTATCATAAATAAATGCATTGATTTCAAAATTCAGTGTAAAGCTTCTATGGTCCATATTCGCGGTACCGACACTTGCGACTTCATCATCAATGATCATCATTTTCGAATGCAAGAAGCCGTTGTCGTAATGGTACACTTTAACACCAGAAGCAAGCAGTGATGCTACATTTTTTAATGTCGCAAAGAAGACGAAAGGATGATCCGGTTTGTTCGGAATCATAATGGTAACATCAACACCGCCGAGCGCTGCAATAGACACAGCATCCATAAAGGCCTGGTCTGGAATAAAGTAAGGGGACTGAATTTGAATAGATTTCTTCGCTGAAGTAATCATTTTCAAGTAACCATATTTAATTTGTTCCCATTCTTCGTCTGGACCGCTGGATGCAATCTGCACCCCGATGGAACTGCCTGTATCAATATCAGGGAAGTAGCGATCTGAATACGTGATATTGTCACGTTTTGCTTGCGAGTTCCAGTCTAAAATAAAACGCAGCTGCAAAGCGTTGACCGCATCTCCTACAATTCTCAAATGCGTATCTCTCCAGTAACCGAAACGTTTAGATAAACCTAAATATTCTTTACCGACATTAAAGCCGCCGACATAGCCGATTGTGCCGTCGATTACTACTATTTTACGGTGATTTCTGTTATTGAGACGGAAGTTTATCAAAGGCAGTTTAGAAGGGAAGAAAGATTCTACTTGTCCGCCTTTACGTCGGAACTCATCAAAGTCTTTTAATGTTAAACCTCTGGAACCCATATCGTCATACAGCATCTTCACTTCTAAGCCCTCATTCAGTTTATTTTCTAAAGCTTGTAAAATACGTTTTCCGAGCTTATCGTTTCTGAATATGTAATATTCGATATGGATATAATCTTTGGCATTCTCGATATCTTTGATTAATGCATCAAACTTTTCATGGCCATCTGTAAAAATGGTCATTGCGTTGTCTGTAGTCAAGAATGCGGAGTTATTGTACAACAACATTTGTACCATTGATTTGTGTTTAACGATTTCATGGTTCCCTTTAGAGAATTCAGCTGTCTTTAATGCCTCTAATTGTTCATTGACAATCGCCTCTAAACCAATTCGATCTTCTTCGTCTAATGAGAAGATATGATCTTTTTGGATTTGACGGCCGAGCAATAAATAGAGAATGAATCCAATTACAGGCAGAAATACAAGTACTAGAATCCATGCCCAAATCGAACCTGCTGATCTTCTTTCCATAAAAATAATAGTAAATGCGAAGATAAGGTTTAATACAAAGCACGCTATCAAGATAATATTAATGGCTAAGTTCGCTTGATAGGGTACGAAATCAAAATTATACATAATGTAACCTCCACATCATTTACCAGCAGTATTTGTAAGTTAGTATCAACTGATAATGAACTTATTGTAACACAGCGGTGATAGATACGACATAGTTTGACATATACCTATATAGGGTATATGATGAATGTGAAAGCAAAACTAGGACGGGGAGGTTATGATATGGCTAAAGTTGATAAAGTACATCATTCTGAACAAATTAAATCCAACCTTAAAGCACGTCTTAATCGTATTGAAGGCCAAGTCAGAGCCATTAATCGTATGATAGATGAAGACGTCTACTGCGATGATGTATTGACACAAATCAGAGCAACACGTTCTGCATTGAACAGTGTAGCGGTCAGATTGCTTGATCATCACATGAAAGGTTGTATTATGCACAAAGTGGATGATGGCAACCCTGAAGAAGCAATGGAAGAATTGCTTGTGACCGTCCAAAAATTAATTAAAGATTAATAAAGGAGTTTATCATGCAAACTAGTGTGATTCGCATCGGCGGAATGGAAACGATAGAACAGCAAGAAACACTGAAAGAACATCTTGAAGCGATGATTGGTGTTTATGAAGTACAAGTTGATCTTGATACGAATGAAGTAAAAGCAAGTTTTAAAACACCTATCAGTCTGAATAACTTAGAGAAAGAAATTTACGATCAAGGTTATCAAATATTAAATTAATGGTAAGGAGTGTTCTATTATGGAAAAACAATTAAAAGTAGAAGGCATGAGTTGCGGACATTGTAAAGCAGCAGTAGAGGATGCAGTAGGTAAAGTAGAAGGCGTAGATAAAGTCGACGCAAATCCTGATGCAAATACTGTAGATGTTGCATATAATGGTGACGATGCAGTGTTATCTCAAGTAGAATCAGCAATTTATGATGCAGGTTACGATGTTGTAAAATAATAAAGGTGAATAGAGGCTTAAGTTATGGATGTAACTGAGCCTCATTTTTTCAAAGAATAATATACCTCTACAGGGTATAGGAGTGAATCAATAATGGAAAAAGCAGAGTTTAAAATTTCGGGCATGACCTGTGCTGCTTGTTCTGCACGTATCGAGCGGGTGCTCAGCCGTACAGAAGGGATTGACCAAGCTAACGTCAACCTTGTGACTGAAAAAGCATCTGTTGCTTTTGATAAAGATAACGTCGATATTCAGCAAATTTTTGAGAAAGTGAAACAATTAGGTTATGAACCGATTGCGATAGAAACGGCAGACCAAGCACAACAGCGTAAACAAAAAGAATTGAATCGTCAAAAAATGAAATTTGTCATTGCGATGATACTATCACTGCCATTGTTATATACGATGGTAGGGCATTTCAGCTTCTTAAGCTTTATCCCTCTGCCTCATGTGATGACTGAACCTTGGTTCCAATTCATCTTAGCAACACCTGTCCAATTTATTTTAGGTTGGCAATTCTATAAAGGTGCTTATGGTGCCTTGCGCAATAAAAGTGCCAATATGGACGTACTCGTTGCTTTAGGTACCTCGGCTGCGTACTTTTACAGTATCTATATGTGGATTATCCATGCTGGCGAACAGCATATTCCGTTATATTTTGAGACCAGTGCGGTATTAATTACATTGATATTGCTAGGCAAATATTTCGAAGCGAAAGCTAAAGGACATGCGAGCGATGCGATTAATAAACTGCTTTCGCTGCAAGTGAAAGAAGCACGTGTAGAAAGAGACGGAGAAGCCGTAGAAGTGCCTGTCGACCAAGTAAAACAAGGTGATATCTTACTGATTAAAAGCGGTGAATATGTGCCTTTAGATGGTGAAATTTTCGAAGGGGATACCAGTATCGATGAATCGATGCTGACAGGCGAAAGTATTCCTGTAGATAAAGCAGCAGGTGATGAAGTCATCGGTGCAACTTTAAACCACGGCAACTTCATTAAAGTTAAAGTAACGCACACTGGCGATGATTTAGTCTTGAATCAAATCATTAAAATCGTTGAAGAAGCACAAGGTGAAAAACCAAACATTCAACGATTAGCAGATAAAATTTCAGGTATCTTCGTACCAACAGTACTAGGCATTGCTTTAGTCGTATTTATTATCTGGTTCAGTTTTGTTACACCGCTTGATTTCCAATCTAGTTTAGAAGTGTTTATCGCTGTGATTGTGATTGCTTGTCCTTGTGCATTAGGGCTTGCGACACCTACTTCAATCATGGCAGGTTCCGGACGTTCAGCTGAACTAGGTGTGCTTTTCAAATCATCAGAGGCACTAGAACAAACACAAAATGTGGACACGATTGTCTTTGATAAAACAGGAACATTAACAG is a window from the Staphylococcus sp. IVB6181 genome containing:
- a CDS encoding GNAT family N-acetyltransferase — its product is MEIKSVTTEDIKELQIISYRTFDDTFREMNQPENLKAYLDSAFTEEQLRSELEDPHSYFYFLYDNDKIVGYLKMNGPDAQTEEVASDSIEIERLYILKNYQRYGYGKKLLNFAIKFAVEEDKKSIWLGVWEKNTQAIGFYEHLGFKKIIEHDFMMGEERQTDYILAHSL
- a CDS encoding cation-translocating P-type ATPase translates to MEKAEFKISGMTCAACSARIERVLSRTEGIDQANVNLVTEKASVAFDKDNVDIQQIFEKVKQLGYEPIAIETADQAQQRKQKELNRQKMKFVIAMILSLPLLYTMVGHFSFLSFIPLPHVMTEPWFQFILATPVQFILGWQFYKGAYGALRNKSANMDVLVALGTSAAYFYSIYMWIIHAGEQHIPLYFETSAVLITLILLGKYFEAKAKGHASDAINKLLSLQVKEARVERDGEAVEVPVDQVKQGDILLIKSGEYVPLDGEIFEGDTSIDESMLTGESIPVDKAAGDEVIGATLNHGNFIKVKVTHTGDDLVLNQIIKIVEEAQGEKPNIQRLADKISGIFVPTVLGIALVVFIIWFSFVTPLDFQSSLEVFIAVIVIACPCALGLATPTSIMAGSGRSAELGVLFKSSEALEQTQNVDTIVFDKTGTLTEGQPSVYKVIDNTDNQQFGTLVKSLEVQSEHPLSQAITEYYQDVPNLIVENYQTHPGNGISGTINQQAVKVGSQSFIQPDLKEWDQALEAQIETLQQQGATVVLASIDDQFAGMIALRDEPKSSAKALIEHLNSDYEIVMLSGDSQGTAEAITEELGIQRVIAGVKPDHKADEITKLQEEGKYVMMVGDGINDAPALAKSNIGLAMGTGSDIAIEAGDIMIVGGDIEKVEVALGMSSKTMKNIKQNLFFAFCYNAIGIPIAAFGLLAPWVAGAAMAFSSGSVVLNALRLQKVKYQKNLQN
- a CDS encoding copper ion binding protein gives rise to the protein MEKQLKVEGMSCGHCKAAVEDAVGKVEGVDKVDANPDANTVDVAYNGDDAVLSQVESAIYDAGYDVVK
- the csoZ gene encoding putative copper chaperone CsoZ, whose protein sequence is MQTSVIRIGGMETIEQQETLKEHLEAMIGVYEVQVDLDTNEVKASFKTPISLNNLEKEIYDQGYQILN
- the csoR gene encoding copper-sensing transcriptional repressor CsoR, with protein sequence MAKVDKVHHSEQIKSNLKARLNRIEGQVRAINRMIDEDVYCDDVLTQIRATRSALNSVAVRLLDHHMKGCIMHKVDDGNPEEAMEELLVTVQKLIKD
- a CDS encoding ISL3 family transposase, which gives rise to MCNDTLEILRIKDKNIKFVSQDIDVIVKGKKSTVVNAVLTYKPSACPCCGIKNEGQIHKHGKRVSRITLLKTQGYNTYLNLAKQRFKCLECNTTFTAETDVVDKTRFISNYVNQKIIEEATKVKTEIDTAEDNCVSPSTVRRIRNKAVNTLLIKPFDNLPEHLAMDEFRSVKSVTGLMSFIFINNDTHEFLDVLENRTSGYLKAYFERFDRKNRLKVKTITIDMFEPYLFLFKKLFFNASIIFDRFHIVQHMNRELNFYRREVMNRYKDKEGREYPVLKNKWRLLLTDKRKLFMMDGIWDGSFRCYKKGYDLVNFMLQTDEKLKNSYELVHDLRESLKLCNWKDFINRLNDVDKNSISKNIWKVVTFFRKHQEILRNTIYNPLLNNGAIEGINNKIKLIKRISYGYRSFNNLRNRIMLVFSLFKNKKKKTTRPVHRMVV
- the cls gene encoding cardiolipin synthase: MYNFDFVPYQANLAINIILIACFVLNLIFAFTIIFMERRSAGSIWAWILVLVFLPVIGFILYLLLGRQIQKDHIFSLDEEDRIGLEAIVNEQLEALKTAEFSKGNHEIVKHKSMVQMLLYNNSAFLTTDNAMTIFTDGHEKFDALIKDIENAKDYIHIEYYIFRNDKLGKRILQALENKLNEGLEVKMLYDDMGSRGLTLKDFDEFRRKGGQVESFFPSKLPLINFRLNNRNHRKIVVIDGTIGYVGGFNVGKEYLGLSKRFGYWRDTHLRIVGDAVNALQLRFILDWNSQAKRDNITYSDRYFPDIDTGSSIGVQIASSGPDEEWEQIKYGYLKMITSAKKSIQIQSPYFIPDQAFMDAVSIAALGGVDVTIMIPNKPDHPFVFFATLKNVASLLASGVKVYHYDNGFLHSKMMIIDDEVASVGTANMDHRSFTLNFEINAFIYDKQIAMQLRNQFDKDLEFSSELTQERYNQRSLWVKFKEAIANLISPIL
- a CDS encoding HD domain-containing protein, coding for MNQYQQLKAAETYMQDFHESDSSGHDIAHVMRVVRMALFISEQEGYGNPFIIQMAALLHDTVDTKLTDETTALSDLQAFLNRIEVKEGLQQKILDIILNISYRNGTNEHKQLSPEGYIVKDADRLDAIGAIGIARTFQFAGHFNEPMWEGTVLDDISPDQTLEGYNPSAIKHFYDKLFKLKDLMHTETASYLAQRRHQLMEQFVKAFFEEWDFGNDY
- the yidC gene encoding membrane protein insertase YidC, producing MNKKALLPLLLGVMVFLAGCDYSKPENRTGFFYNTFVKNMDNVIHWLGSSFNNDYGLAIIVLVLAIRIIVLPFMLSNYKNSHLMREKMIIAKPDMDAVKEKVKRARTQEDKMAANQEMMEVYKKYDMNPMQSMLGCLPMLIQMPVIMGLFFVLKYPSPGGITEHPDFLWFNLAKPDIWITIIAGVLYFLQAYVSTFSMPPEQKQMSYMMMIISPIMIVWVSLSSASALGLYWSVSAAFLIVQTYVANAYYSKKAKEEVAPMIRAYEEKYGKDGKGKNKGAQVIGKKNKKKK
- the thiE gene encoding thiamine phosphate synthase translates to MFQPEDLKVYFICGTQDVPEGKTIEEVLKAALEGGITLFQFREKGPNAKTGKEKTALARKLQALCHDYDVPFIVNDDVALAEAIDADGIHVGQDDASVASFKNQFNGKIIGLSVGNEAELAQSDLTDIDYIGVGPIFKTGSKADASDPVGTEMIEILHNATQGVPIVAIGGISMENAAQVAKTHAQGVSVISAIAQSSDIQATVQNFLQYFK